From the genome of Anopheles funestus chromosome 2RL, idAnoFuneDA-416_04, whole genome shotgun sequence:
GAGATTGTTGTATTACGTTTTACGTGAACtgtgaggaaatttttgaAGAGATTTCCGTTTTCCTATCCACTGTAGTATGatcgaaatgagaaaaataaaaaatgaggcTAAGTACGCGGAAGCATCCCCTTTTCGGATGAAACAATACTGTTAACACTGtaaagtgaaacattttcaacataaaaaagaacaaaagaacaaaacatgcACGTACAGaaaatttctgttttgttatgtttcagttaaaaaatgatttaaagcTAATAGCAATTATATAATACAAATAGCACGCGTTACAAAAGATTACAAACAAGTTGTGTTTTATATTATGTTGGCGGATtatttgggttgttttttgttttcaatcagTTCAAACAAAAAGTTCACACAATTGAACGGAAATACAAGGATGCAAGTAAAGAACGAGGCGACATTTAGTAGTAGTGtagtaaagaaaattatagcaaaaatatattatacGCATACTGAATATACAGACATAGAATTGAGTTAAACAATGAATCCTCCTGGGATGGGGAAACATAATAGAAAACCATACGAGACCTAGTTATACAACTCTTCCACAAACTTCACGTAGAAGCCTAAACATACTCAAAATGAACAAATGTATGTATACTCAGAAACTCATCACCACGCACTGATAACGCAGGAAGGAAACCCGTTCAGTGGTCTAGTGACCAACCACTAGAGTTACATTAGTACAGAAGCATACATTCGATAGATGATAGAATTTACAAGAGAGCGATAGCAACGTTTTCCAAAAGTACTTGAAAAGTACACGGCAAtagagcaacaaaacacacaacttaTAAAACACTTAGTGGATATAAATGATACAATCTACCCTGGGGAGAGCAACGAAGGGCGAAAGATGATTGTTTGTGGAAAACCTCATTAGTGGAAAACAGTATGACAAACAACAATAGTAGAAAAACGAATACACCAACACATGCATATTACGATGGAAGGCATGTAGCGTTCCACGTTGAATGTGGTAGGaagtttttttcgttgttataACAATAGTTAACTCTAAACCTAAATGCACTCAATGAATGATACGATAGTATAGCCAGAAAACAGTACACCAGACGGGAAAGCTAGTCCCGATTATCaatcaaacacaacaacaaatcaacaaacaacactGAATACGAAAGAGAAATACTAATAAAacgtatttattattaaactgACTGgcgttttgctttcatttgcgCTACGAAAGAAGTACGAAGTTGcacaacattttatttcaataacaaCAATATTTGATAATCATACCTTACACTTAAAATGATGAATTTGAATCAATGTTCGAATATGTTTTATCATATCGATTGAGTAATTTGAAATCTAAATCAAATGCTACAGCGTCCGTGAAAGTTTCTCCTGGTTCGCTAACTAATTTTGTAGATGTCACTAGGAAGAAattcatacaaaatgttcaaacagCAGAAGGAAGGAGCCGTCTAACTGCATTACAACTATTAACTAGAGGTAGTGATGTTGCGATAATTCATCTCAGTTGCACAATAATACATATCGATAAAAGGTAATGTCTAGAATTTTTTGCTTGTATTGAACAATTTGCCCTGCCGTGTATGATTACCGTGTGTGACTAGAACATGGTAAAACTTGTCTTTTAAAACTACATTATGGAGAAATTTACATTACAAGTcacgctttttttgtttacttttttacttATGAATTCAAAATGTAGCATACCATTGTCGTATTCCTTGTATTCccttctctcttcttggcttaacaacATTCAAGGGTTCGTCTGTTTCCCTTCGTAAATGTCCCCATGAACGCCCGctaaaaacaaccaaaatcGATGTTTTAACACCAACAGAGCATCCATCGGAAGAGGTAACATCTAATTCTATCTTCAACGCTATGCGGAAAAGGGATAGCTATATCTGAAGCACTACTCGGCGGCTGGTATTTAATCATACCTCTTTGtgggatgctctcttgttatttCAATTGATGAAACTGCCCACTTTCTACTCAAAATCAAAATCTTCTCTATCCTCTAGCCGCTTCATACAGCGGTCCCTTTTCCACATGTTATCATTGATAGTAATTCTTGATGCGTTGCTATTGGTCGAATGGATAGAAAAGGATGGAGGATTAGTTCCCCTTCATCCGACATGGCTATACTAATGATCACCAATACTAGATCATCTCGTATCATGATCAAAGGTAACGTGCGAAAAAAGGACAACTATACGCTACACTAGAATGACGGCTCGAGGATAGAGAAGAGTGTTACCTCCTCCGATgcatgctctcttggtgttgataaatcatttttggttgtttttaccGGTCGCTTGCGACAAGATCGATCGGCCAAAACGAACCTCATTGTGGGATTCTGTCTTTTTAATACGAAAGATGAAAATGGCAGCTTGTCAAAGCAAAGAATATTCAAGAAAAGTATTTTTGTAGCAGGTCTAACCATAGAACGGTcatgatttttatattttttaaatattaacttTTCTCCTGGGTTAGCCAAACTTTTACGTTTCAGCGTTACTTTTTGTTACAATAGGGAGGTCGGGGATCAAAAAATCACCTTGCTATGGGGGAACgatccagatgggatttgatgaAGATATACTAATAGCTTCTTGTTCTTCTTTGTGGCACTCTACAACCTAGAAAACCGTTTCTGGCTTTAAGtagcgtttgttttatttacctgTAAGCTGGACATAATCAAGTCCTGCGTAAGATGAAATATAATTCACATGGAATTGGGCACCGAATCAAGTCGTGGTAAAGAGCGAAGCAACTATCAAATAACCATACAGTCGTACCAACTAAATGCACCGTATAGAAGTAAATACCTAAAAATCCTATCCTACATGAATGTTTTGGTGGTGAAATCTACTACGTATTAGCTGTGAGGCACATTGAACAGCTCACGCAGCTATAAATATAACAATGCACTACCCTACCTTAGCAGCAGATCGTCTCTGCAACACTTAGCCTTAATAATTTGGTGTCAAGAAGTATGCTGCCAGTGTTTTGTCGTAAAGCTGAGTTCATCAACATCAACGGGCAAGCATTTCAGTTCAGAGTTCGGTGGCAGCTTCTGCCGGTGATTGATTTACCTGTTCCGGCTCGTTAAGACGTGTGCTCTGAAATGTGTAAAGGAAATATCGTGAAAAATTCTTCCTTTCTAGCTGAAAACCCAATCGCACACTTACCTCTCGATGCAGTTTCTCCATTTCTTCCTTGGTGGCACGTTTGAAGAAGCCGGCCCGATACATACCGTACGTGATggccaccagcagcaacagtccgCCGAGTCCCGATACAATGTACACCCAGATAGGAGTACTACCGTCCGAATAGCGATACACCACCGTGAATGGATTGCTACGAACCTGACGGAATGTGACACCATCCGGGTCACCCGTCTTGTGCACGTCGGCCAGCATCATCAGGGCAAAGATGTCTTCTCGCTCGAGAAACGCTTCACCAATTGCGTCCAGATCGAGCTGGAAGTGAAGCGTTATGATGATAGGCACATTTGTCGGCCGAAAGATGTCTACCGCCACATTCAGACGGGCACACTCGATGAAGGAGTCCTCCTCGGCGCAGTTGAAGAACAGGGTGCGATTCCCGGGAAGGGCCTGTACGGTGGCATCGTTCACCTTCGACAGACTACGGCGTACACGCGAATGTCCCGAAACCTGCCCAGTGTATCGGTTGTACGTTTGTTCCTGGGAACCGGTTCCACGCCGACGACGGCGATGCATACCCATCGAACTTGGATCGTAAGCATGAGGCTGATTTTCGCCAGCAAAGTCACCCAttgcagcaccaccaccaccgccggaTAGGAGATCAAAATCGGACGGTAATCGGTGCATATCTTCCACATCTACAGTGGGCGGAAGGATATGATCATGCTCGATCGGATTCGGCAGCAGGATGGTGTTGTTTTGGGTCCACGTGTAGTCGAGCGTTTTGTAATTGTAATATCCCGTTACGACAATGTTGTTAAGGTTGATAATCTTGAACGATTGTCCGGAGCTTGGTTTGTGATACACAAGCGGCACATCCAGCGTGAAACCTAACCGTCGGAACGTACTAGGACCATTGCTGTGGACCTGAATCTCATACGTAATATTGTGTATACCACTTTGCTGCTCCAGGAATACCTCCGATGTTGACGTTTTTCTAGCGAGAAATTTGGAAACGTTACAACGATAAATATACTGCCCCGGTTTCATGCTGAGGTGGAACTAGAACGTTGGGAACTTACCCTATTATCTCGATATCGCTAAACTCCTGTAGTGTAAGCACCTGCTCAAGGAAGTTATCCGCCTGTACGGATTCCTCGCTAGAACTCATAGCTTCCGCCTTAATCTCAGCACTGCTACCCTCCAACTTCGTCATGTCGAGAATGAGCGTGTACCGGGAGGTGTAGGATGACTTTAGCGGTAAACCGTTGTTGAGATCGCACAGCACATTAACGCCTTCGGCCGTTATCGTTTGCTGGCACTCCGATGTCAACTTTGCCAGTGTTAACCGGGCCGGTGTAAGGGTGACGTTCAGTTGAGGTAAGTACGCATTCTCCCCAGCATTGTACACCTCGAACTCGAGTGATGCTTTTTTCGTACTGCCAAGTACGTAAACAGGCGAAATGTCTACCCAACGGGCAGACAGACGTAAATCTGACACGCAAACCTCGCCTTGGCAGCCCGTTTTGAAGGAAATCTTTTGGATCAGTCGATTCGGGACAGTTGGATCTAGCAGAGCACACGCGGCACAGAAGCTAGCATCCGTATCGGCGGGAAGCTGACGCACCAGTTCGTACGAAAGCTCGACCAGCACTGGCTTATAGATGCTGGCGGCGGTAGCCTTCAGACGCACATCGATTCGTCGACATTCGTTCGTGCCGGTAACGGTGATGGTTTCGTTCCGTCTATTACCACCAACACCGGGAAGCGTAACGCGACCAACCTGTGCATCCACGCTCAGCTCGTAACTGAGCTGCACATCAAATGGTTGCCCCGCAGCAAACACTGCACTCATGCAGATGGACAAATCGAACGTTGTGTCTTCTAGTGTTAGTTCCCGCTTGGAGGAGGTAACCTCCGCTTCGATACGCACCACCGGATACGTCCGATAAACGTACACCTTCTCGTCGTTCGGTGAACCGACGGCCAGATCCTTGTAACCATTTGCGTCGATGTCGCTACCACGTGACAGGGCGAACCCGAACATGGATTGTGGCGATAGCAGCTCATTCGGTGGCGGTGTTAGCCGTTGACTTGGTTTCGATTGAAGTCCGTCTGCTGAGCCGAGAAAGATGTACACGGCACCATTACCCTCGAACGGAGCTCCTACAGCAATGTCTACAAGTGTACGAAAGTGTTATACAAAGGCTGCCAGAGCAAGTTACTGTATGTCTTACCATTATATCCGTCCATGTTAATATCCCCAATTCTGCCGAGACTTGTACCGAACCGCCCAGCAACTTCATGATTTCCGGCAAGCTTTCCCTGCAGCTGAAAGTTCAGTTCGCCCTCGTTCCAGAAGACGTACACGACGCCACTATCGTGGTCACCCGATCGGCTGTGCATCGGTGCCGAGATAGCTAGATCCGCGAACCCATCGCCATTGAAGTCTTCGGCCAGCAGTGCATACCCGAAGTATTCACCCTGCTGCTGGCCGGGAAAGGTGTAGTATACCTTGATCTGCGTTTCCAGGAACGAATCGGCGTTGATGATGTCGAATATAAACACCTCGCCAACCTGCCCGTTCGATTGTGGAGCACTCGCCACGTACAGTATCTTTCGATCGCCGCGAAAATCTCCCGACCCGACTGCATACCCAAAGTATGAATCATCCCGTACAGCGCTAAAGTATGGATTCGGTACATCACTGACGTACTGGATGATCTGACGCTTGTGGCGATTGGTCGGACGATGCTGAGCAGACCAATCATCACGTCGGCTGAGTCCACCCATATCTTCGTTGAAGCGACGTCTATGTCGCACCACCGTACCGCGCCAGTTAAAGACTCCCGGAGCTCCGATCAGTATCTCTTCACCATCATCGGTCACGTGCACACTAATGCCCTGCTCACCGTACATGTAGTTGTAGTACTGTCCGTACGCATCCTTGTGCAGCTGTTTATCTACAATGTGGACAAGAGACAGGTTTAAGGTATCGATATTTCTACCCTCGGGTATGACAACTCGCACCTTTCGCACGCAAGGGAATAATCTTCCGGATGTCCTTCGGTTCCTGTTCCTGTTCGGTACCGTCCGTGACGTAGCAAATGCCATGCAGCAGATAGTAGTCGACCAGCTCACTGATCGTTTTCGGTGCGCACACCACAAACCGATCGCCATCGGATCCATGGCCATCCATGGTTGCGCCCAGCATTTGAAAGTCCTTCTTTTCCGAGTTGTAAGCAAAGTCCGATTGTTCTGCTTTCGTGTTGCCTATCTTATCGAAATAGTATGGTCCACATTCGCCGTCCGTAAAGCGGCACCGGTAGATGGCGCCAGTTTCGTTCACCTTACGCTGTGCCGCCAAATCCGATTGGGCTCTCGGTGCACCGACCATTACGCTGGAGAGTAAAGGATTTCGTTTTACTATTTGCATattgtgtttgaaaaaaaaatatactgtAATATTATTGTGGGCACATTCTAGCTAGCTTCTAGCTTATTATGCAAACAGATAAATACCCAGCCAAGAAAATGTGTAACAAATAGATTAAACAATTCCATGAGGCGTGGCATTTTTTATGTGTCCTCTATTCAAAATTAACTAATTTAAGCCTAAAGGTATTGCTATACACTAATAAGATTGTCTGAATTAGCGTGACAACTGTCTAATTCTCAAATGAGTTAAGATACCAAAAAGTGAGAGAATAAAGCTTCAGATATGCTGACAAATTCCCTTTGGAATTTGTCCAAAGCATCATGCTTAGGGCTTTCGGGTTGAATCGGCTAAGGAGCGATATGAATCATCGAATTAtggtaaaacatattttgagcCAAAGGTCGCTGATTGCATGTTAAGGTTCAGTttggggaaatggaaaataaccGACTTATTGATATTAATTTGAAAGCAGTAGCTTAGTATGTATTTAACCTAAAAAATTATGCTAACATTATATCTGAATGAATGGTTTTACTTCTTTCATACCTTTTTTAAAcagttcttcttcttggcttgacgaccttacaggtcacgccggccatttctggcttactagacttattttaccacgtagccggatagtcagtccttgctacggggggacggtccggatgggatttttaAACAGGAATAAAAATCCTTAAACAGGATTTTTAAACAGGGAAGTCAACAATTAAGGCAAATCAGACTGGGGGTTACGTGAGGTAAAGCGTTTGAGTGATCTCAGAGTCTTCCCGAGGGCAAGGCCTACCAGACAAC
Proteins encoded in this window:
- the LOC125774782 gene encoding integrin alpha-PS3-like; protein product: MKSPQKGMLLSGGWMIVMVLLLPDGEAFNLSPVPNYVFREPNLELHMEKVRSSYFGYSLNLRPGGVMVGAPRAQSDLAAQRKVNETGAIYRCRFTDGECGPYYFDKIGNTKAEQSDFAYNSEKKDFQMLGATMDGHGSDGDRFVVCAPKTISELVDYYLLHGICYVTDGTEQEQEPKDIRKIIPLRAKDKQLHKDAYGQYYNYMYGEQGISVHVTDDGEEILIGAPGVFNWRGTVVRHRRRFNEDMGGLSRRDDWSAQHRPTNRHKRQIIQYVSDVPNPYFSAVRDDSYFGYAVGSGDFRGDRKILYVASAPQSNGQVGEVFIFDIINADSFLETQIKVYYTFPGQQQGEYFGYALLAEDFNGDGFADLAISAPMHSRSGDHDSGVVYVFWNEGELNFQLQGKLAGNHEVAGRFGTSLGRIGDINMDGYNDIAVGAPFEGNGAVYIFLGSADGLQSKPSQRLTPPPNELLSPQSMFGFALSRGSDIDANGYKDLAVGSPNDEKVYVYRTYPVVRIEAEVTSSKRELTLEDTTFDLSICMSAVFAAGQPFDVQLSYELSVDAQVGRVTLPGVGGNRRNETITVTGTNECRRIDVRLKATAASIYKPVLVELSYELVRQLPADTDASFCAACALLDPTVPNRLIQKISFKTGCQGEVCVSDLRLSARWVDISPVYVLGSTKKASLEFEVYNAGENAYLPQLNVTLTPARLTLAKLTSECQQTITAEGVNVLCDLNNGLPLKSSYTSRYTLILDMTKLEGSSAEIKAEAMSSSEESVQADNFLEQVLTLQEFSDIEIIGKTSTSEVFLEQQSGIHNITYEIQVHSNGPSTFRRLGFTLDVPLVYHKPSSGQSFKIINLNNIVVTGYYNYKTLDYTWTQNNTILLPNPIEHDHILPPTVDVEDMHRLPSDFDLLSGGGGGAAMGDFAGENQPHAYDPSSMGMHRRRRRGTGSQEQTYNRYTGQVSGHSRVRRSLSKVNDATVQALPGNRTLFFNCAEEDSFIECARLNVAVDIFRPTNVPIIITLHFQLDLDAIGEAFLEREDIFALMMLADVHKTGDPDGVTFRQVRSNPFTVVYRYSDGSTPIWVYIVSGLGGLLLLVAITYGMYRAGFFKRATKEEMEKLHRESTRLNEPEQVNQSPAEAATEL